The following proteins are co-located in the Microvirga ossetica genome:
- a CDS encoding carbon-nitrogen hydrolase family protein, which produces MNPTRFTAACIQMRSGRDVLKNRDAAVALVREAADKGAHFAQTPEMTSLVCRDRAELFDKVGPEAQDPVLAALREVARERGIVVQIGSIAVKEGDKVANRAFLIGTDGEVIASYDKIHLYDVDLPNGESWRESATYTGGSWAVAAEIPWGYLGMTICYDVRFAALYKALAENGASFLSAPAAFTKQTGEAHWHVLHRARAIETGSFMISAAQGGLHEDGRETYGHSVIIDPWGRVLADGGTEPGVFLAEIDTALVAEVRGRIPTLKNARPFKVEVVPAIATDRAATA; this is translated from the coding sequence ATGAACCCGACCCGCTTCACCGCCGCCTGCATCCAGATGCGTTCCGGGCGCGACGTGCTCAAGAACCGCGACGCGGCCGTGGCCCTCGTGCGCGAGGCCGCGGACAAGGGCGCGCATTTCGCCCAGACGCCGGAGATGACCTCGCTCGTCTGCCGGGACCGGGCGGAGCTGTTCGACAAGGTCGGGCCGGAGGCTCAGGATCCGGTACTCGCGGCCTTGCGCGAGGTGGCGCGGGAACGGGGCATCGTGGTGCAGATCGGCTCGATTGCCGTGAAGGAGGGCGACAAGGTCGCCAACCGCGCCTTTCTCATCGGCACGGACGGAGAGGTGATCGCATCTTATGACAAGATCCACCTCTACGACGTGGACCTGCCGAACGGCGAGAGCTGGCGCGAATCGGCCACCTATACCGGCGGCTCCTGGGCTGTCGCGGCCGAGATCCCCTGGGGCTATCTCGGCATGACCATCTGCTACGACGTGCGCTTCGCCGCCCTCTACAAGGCGCTCGCCGAGAACGGCGCGTCGTTCCTCTCGGCGCCCGCCGCCTTCACCAAGCAGACCGGCGAGGCTCATTGGCACGTGCTGCACCGGGCACGGGCCATCGAGACCGGCTCCTTCATGATCTCCGCCGCTCAAGGAGGCCTGCACGAGGACGGGCGCGAGACCTACGGCCATTCCGTCATCATCGATCCCTGGGGCCGGGTGCTGGCGGATGGCGGCACGGAGCCGGGCGTGTTCCTGGCCGAGATCGACACCGCCCTCGTCGCCGAGGTGCGCGGGCGCATCCCGACCCTCAAGAATGCGCGTCCGTTCAAGGTCGAGGTCGTTCCCGCCATCGCGACGGATCGGGCGGCCACCGCCTGA
- the argJ gene encoding bifunctional glutamate N-acetyltransferase/amino-acid acetyltransferase ArgJ: MSKSVSPLAPKSFPALPAIDGVRIATAEAGIRYKNRTDVLYVTLPKDTAVAGVFTRSKCPSAPVDWCRKNLAKGTARALVVNSGNANAFTGKKGSEAVKLTADIAAEAAGCRASQVFIASTGVIGEPLDATKFGNVLHACEKKAKPTAWLDAAKAIMTTDTFPKVATRTATIGGVEVTINGIAKGAGMIAPDMATMLSFVFTDAPIAAPVLQTLLKKGTDKSFNCVTVDSDTSTSDTLLFFATGAAAAKGAPAISLPSDRRLKEFRSALESLLCDLAQQVARDGEGARKFVTVKVTGATGATSAKRIAMAIANSPLVKTAVAGEDANWGRVVMAVGKAGEPAERDKLAIWFGDIRVAVKGARDPEYDEARTTAYMKGDEITIRVDLGLGRGEAKAWTCDLTKAYVEINGDYRS, translated from the coding sequence ATGTCCAAGTCCGTGTCTCCGCTCGCGCCCAAATCGTTTCCGGCCCTTCCCGCCATCGATGGGGTCAGAATCGCGACGGCGGAGGCCGGCATCCGGTACAAGAACCGGACCGACGTTCTCTACGTGACCCTGCCCAAGGACACGGCGGTGGCCGGCGTTTTCACGCGCTCGAAATGCCCCTCGGCCCCGGTCGACTGGTGCCGCAAGAATCTCGCCAAGGGCACGGCCCGCGCGCTGGTGGTGAATTCCGGCAACGCCAATGCCTTCACGGGAAAGAAGGGCTCGGAGGCCGTCAAGCTCACCGCCGACATCGCCGCCGAAGCGGCCGGCTGCCGCGCCTCGCAGGTCTTCATCGCCTCCACCGGCGTGATCGGCGAACCGCTCGATGCAACGAAGTTCGGAAACGTTCTTCATGCCTGCGAGAAGAAGGCAAAGCCCACAGCCTGGCTCGATGCCGCCAAGGCGATCATGACCACCGACACCTTCCCGAAAGTGGCGACGCGCACGGCGACCATCGGCGGCGTCGAGGTGACGATCAACGGCATCGCCAAGGGTGCAGGCATGATCGCGCCTGACATGGCGACGATGCTCTCCTTCGTCTTCACTGATGCTCCCATCGCGGCCCCGGTGCTGCAGACATTGCTGAAGAAAGGCACCGACAAGAGCTTCAACTGCGTGACGGTGGACAGCGATACCTCCACCTCCGACACGCTGCTCTTCTTCGCCACCGGCGCCGCTGCCGCCAAGGGCGCACCCGCGATCTCGCTGCCGAGCGACCGCCGCCTGAAAGAATTCCGCAGCGCGCTCGAAAGTCTGCTGTGCGATCTCGCCCAGCAGGTCGCCCGCGACGGCGAGGGCGCGCGCAAGTTCGTCACCGTGAAGGTGACCGGCGCCACGGGCGCAACCTCTGCCAAGCGCATCGCCATGGCCATCGCCAACTCGCCGCTGGTGAAGACGGCGGTTGCCGGCGAAGACGCCAATTGGGGCCGCGTGGTGATGGCCGTCGGCAAGGCGGGCGAGCCTGCCGAGCGCGACAAGCTCGCGATCTGGTTCGGCGACATCCGCGTCGCCGTCAAAGGCGCCCGCGATCCGGAATACGACGAGGCCAGGACCACGGCCTACATGAAGGGCGACGAGATCACGATCCGGGTCGATCTCGGCCTCGGCCGGGGCGAGGCCAAGGCGTGGACCTGCGATCTCACCAAGGCCTATGTGGAGATCAATGGCGACTACCGGAGCTGA
- a CDS encoding iron-containing alcohol dehydrogenase yields the protein MSPFTFNTVPSLIVGSGSIARLGEIAAQRLGPRVALVTDAGLVKAGLVAPALQALEEAGIAVDVFDGVVADPPEDVVLSAAARARDFEARAVIGFGGGSSIDVAKLVALLASSGENLPEIYGVGIAKGPRLPLLAIPTTAGTGSEVTPISIVTTGAHEKKGVVSPLIIPDIALLDPDLTLGLPPHVTAATGIDAMVHAIEAYTSTSANNNPVSQALAKEALRLLGRNIERAVHHGKDPEARSAMLLGSLLAGQAFANSPVAAVHALAYPIGGHFGIPHGLSNALVLPHVLRFNASACEGSYAELAPFAFPELEGRATASAFVEALAALCTKVGLQPRLRDVGIPKGAVAMMAEDAMKQTRLLVNNPRPLTLEDARAIYEAAW from the coding sequence ATGTCGCCGTTCACCTTCAACACCGTTCCTTCCCTCATCGTCGGCTCCGGCAGCATCGCGCGCCTCGGCGAGATCGCGGCGCAGCGGCTCGGCCCGCGGGTGGCTTTGGTCACCGATGCGGGTCTCGTGAAGGCCGGACTGGTCGCGCCCGCTTTGCAGGCGCTCGAAGAGGCAGGAATTGCCGTCGATGTGTTCGACGGCGTCGTCGCCGATCCGCCCGAGGACGTCGTGCTCTCGGCGGCTGCCCGGGCGCGGGATTTCGAGGCGCGGGCTGTGATCGGCTTTGGCGGCGGCTCGTCCATCGATGTGGCGAAGCTTGTGGCGCTGCTCGCCTCGAGCGGCGAGAATTTACCCGAGATCTACGGCGTCGGCATCGCGAAGGGACCGCGCCTGCCGCTGCTCGCCATTCCCACCACCGCCGGCACCGGATCGGAGGTCACGCCGATCTCCATCGTGACCACGGGCGCGCACGAGAAGAAGGGCGTCGTCTCGCCTCTCATCATTCCGGACATCGCGCTGCTCGATCCCGATCTCACGCTCGGTCTTCCGCCACATGTAACCGCTGCGACCGGCATCGATGCGATGGTCCACGCCATCGAGGCCTATACCTCGACGAGCGCCAACAACAACCCCGTCTCGCAGGCCCTGGCGAAGGAAGCCTTGCGGCTTCTGGGTCGCAACATCGAGCGTGCCGTACATCACGGCAAGGATCCGGAGGCGCGGTCCGCGATGCTGCTCGGCTCGCTGCTCGCAGGGCAGGCCTTCGCCAATTCTCCCGTGGCGGCCGTGCATGCACTGGCCTATCCGATCGGCGGGCATTTCGGCATTCCGCACGGGCTCTCCAACGCACTCGTGTTGCCGCATGTGCTGCGCTTCAACGCGAGTGCCTGCGAAGGATCCTACGCGGAGCTTGCGCCTTTTGCTTTCCCGGAGCTCGAAGGCCGCGCCACGGCCTCGGCCTTCGTCGAGGCGCTGGCGGCGCTCTGTACGAAGGTCGGGCTGCAGCCGCGTCTGCGCGATGTCGGCATTCCGAAAGGCGCGGTGGCGATGATGGCGGAAGATGCGATGAAGCAGACGCGGCTTCTGGTGAACAACCCGCGCCCGCTCACGCTCGAGGATGCACGCGCGATCTACGAAGCGGCCTGGTGA
- the grxC gene encoding glutaredoxin 3 — MPPITIYTKGWCPYCSAAKKLLDDKGAAFTEIDIEKKPEARAEMIQKAKGRSTVPQIFIGEKHVGGCDDLYALDDRGQLEPLLQA; from the coding sequence ATGCCGCCCATCACGATCTACACCAAGGGCTGGTGCCCCTATTGCTCGGCCGCCAAGAAGCTTCTCGACGACAAGGGCGCCGCCTTCACCGAGATCGACATCGAGAAAAAGCCGGAAGCCCGGGCCGAGATGATCCAGAAGGCCAAGGGCCGCTCCACCGTGCCGCAGATCTTCATCGGGGAAAAACATGTCGGCGGCTGCGACGACCTGTATGCTCTTGATGACAGGGGCCAGCTCGAGCCTTTATTGCAGGCCTGA
- a CDS encoding (deoxy)nucleoside triphosphate pyrophosphohydrolase gives MPPLKLTLVVAVALIDTDNRILLAQRPEGKQLAGLWEFPGGKVEPGERPEETLIRELREELGIAVKEPCLAPLTFASHPYESFHLLMPLYVCRRWDGFVQPLEGQALKWVKPRELRSYPMPPADEPLIPFLVDLLGP, from the coding sequence GTGCCTCCTCTCAAGCTCACCCTTGTCGTTGCCGTCGCCCTGATCGACACGGACAACCGCATCCTTCTGGCCCAGCGGCCCGAAGGAAAGCAGCTCGCAGGGCTGTGGGAATTTCCCGGCGGCAAGGTCGAGCCGGGCGAGCGACCGGAGGAGACGCTGATCCGCGAGCTGCGTGAAGAGCTCGGGATCGCGGTGAAGGAGCCTTGCCTCGCGCCTCTGACCTTCGCGAGCCACCCTTACGAGAGCTTCCACCTGCTCATGCCGCTCTATGTCTGCCGTCGCTGGGACGGCTTCGTGCAGCCGCTCGAAGGCCAGGCCCTGAAATGGGTCAAGCCGCGGGAGCTGCGCAGCTATCCCATGCCGCCGGCCGACGAGCCGCTGATCCCCTTCCTCGTCGATCTCCTCGGGCCCTGA
- a CDS encoding DMT family transporter: MSSQQATEAAPVTPVPTAAFVASNLLVCSMLWGSSLLLIKLSGNQNPFVLAAMRGLIGGTTLAVWFAIQGKSVLPKRHEWGIWATLGTLNGWLPNVLLAYALTRLPTAPAGMIQASSPLIVAVLSHLLFADERLSPQRFLGVVIGFIGMAILIGPAALPDSGIDPVGALIMVAVAFSYATANVYVRTVRHADPGRMALGQQVCSGLGAMVLALTLAGPSAFALVVPNLVPLIALGALATALPMLLFMHLISRTGPTRASTVGYLTPVWTTIMAVLFLNESIGLRELTGGAVVMVGVALVSLSGRLRSMR; the protein is encoded by the coding sequence ATGTCGTCCCAGCAAGCAACGGAAGCGGCCCCAGTGACGCCCGTTCCCACAGCCGCCTTCGTCGCCTCGAACCTGCTGGTCTGCTCGATGCTCTGGGGAAGCTCGCTTCTGCTGATCAAGCTGAGCGGCAACCAAAACCCGTTCGTCCTTGCGGCCATGCGCGGGCTGATCGGCGGCACGACCCTTGCCGTATGGTTCGCCATCCAGGGCAAGAGCGTCCTGCCTAAGCGGCATGAATGGGGGATCTGGGCCACCCTCGGCACTCTCAACGGCTGGCTGCCGAACGTGCTCCTGGCCTATGCCCTGACACGGCTTCCCACCGCCCCCGCCGGGATGATCCAGGCCTCCTCGCCGCTGATCGTGGCCGTGCTGTCGCATCTCCTGTTCGCCGACGAAAGGCTGTCGCCCCAGCGCTTCCTGGGTGTGGTGATCGGCTTCATCGGCATGGCCATCCTGATCGGCCCGGCAGCCCTCCCCGACAGCGGCATCGATCCCGTGGGCGCTCTGATCATGGTAGCGGTCGCCTTCAGCTACGCGACGGCGAATGTCTATGTCCGCACCGTCAGGCATGCGGATCCAGGCCGGATGGCGCTCGGCCAGCAGGTCTGCTCCGGCTTGGGCGCGATGGTGCTCGCGCTGACCCTGGCCGGGCCGTCGGCCTTTGCTCTCGTGGTGCCGAACCTAGTGCCGCTCATCGCGCTTGGCGCCCTCGCCACTGCCCTGCCGATGCTGCTCTTCATGCACCTGATCAGCCGCACCGGCCCGACCCGCGCCTCGACGGTGGGTTACCTGACCCCGGTCTGGACCACCATCATGGCGGTGCTGTTTCTCAACGAGAGCATCGGCCTGCGCGAACTCACCGGCGGTGCCGTGGTGATGGTGGGCGTCGCGCTCGTCTCGTTGAGCGGCCGGCTCAGGTCAATGCGCTGA
- a CDS encoding DUF1178 family protein — protein MIKYALACEQAHEFESWFPSSEAFEAQRKRGFVTCPFCDSAKVEKQIMAPSVARTDKALTAPAPEAQPVAILSEKERELRAALRALREHVMKNAEDVGKGFVEEARKMHHGETEERSIYGEADLAEARALLDEGIDVLPLPVVPDDRN, from the coding sequence ATGATCAAGTACGCCTTGGCCTGCGAGCAGGCCCATGAGTTCGAGAGCTGGTTTCCCTCAAGCGAGGCGTTCGAGGCGCAGCGCAAGCGCGGCTTCGTGACCTGTCCGTTCTGCGATTCGGCCAAGGTCGAGAAGCAGATCATGGCTCCCTCGGTCGCGCGTACGGACAAGGCGCTGACAGCACCGGCGCCGGAGGCCCAGCCCGTCGCGATTCTCTCCGAGAAGGAGCGCGAGCTGCGCGCCGCGCTGCGGGCCCTGCGCGAGCACGTGATGAAGAACGCCGAGGACGTCGGCAAAGGCTTCGTCGAGGAAGCGCGCAAGATGCACCACGGCGAAACGGAAGAACGCTCGATCTACGGCGAAGCGGATCTCGCCGAGGCGCGGGCGCTGCTGGACGAAGGCATCGACGTGCTGCCTCTCCCCGTCGTGCCGGACGATCGAAACTAG
- a CDS encoding DUF427 domain-containing protein, which produces MKEPGPDHPITVTRNPHRIRVMLGGFIVAETTQALTLQEATLPAVQYIPREDVRMDLLDSTGHHTHCPYKGDASYFTVNGGGLVRENAAWSYETPFPAVEAIKEHVAFYPEKIDAIEEFND; this is translated from the coding sequence ATGAAAGAGCCCGGCCCGGATCATCCGATCACCGTCACCAGGAATCCGCACCGCATCCGGGTCATGCTCGGCGGCTTCATCGTCGCGGAGACCACGCAGGCGCTCACTCTGCAGGAGGCGACTCTGCCGGCCGTGCAGTACATCCCGCGCGAGGATGTGCGGATGGATCTTCTCGACTCCACCGGTCACCACACCCACTGCCCCTACAAGGGCGACGCCTCCTATTTCACGGTGAACGGCGGCGGGCTGGTGCGGGAGAACGCGGCCTGGAGCTATGAGACTCCGTTTCCCGCGGTCGAGGCCATCAAGGAGCATGTGGCCTTCTATCCGGAGAAGATCGATGCCATCGAAGAGTTCAACGATTAG
- a CDS encoding metallophosphoesterase family protein, whose translation MTVFFTSDTHFGDPRVLRIDKRPFKTLAEHDAALIANWNEVVSADDEVWHLGDFALHVRPERIDELLQALNGRKHLITGNNDGPETLSAKSWESVQAYAEIHLDSHALVMCHYAFRTWKNMGRGWIDLHGHSHAKLKPQTRQFDVGVDAFDYRPVTLQTILASRTRRRKASAEMVSD comes from the coding sequence TTGACGGTCTTCTTCACCAGCGACACGCATTTCGGCGATCCAAGGGTGCTGCGGATCGACAAGCGCCCGTTCAAGACGCTTGCCGAACACGATGCAGCCCTCATCGCCAACTGGAACGAGGTCGTCTCGGCCGACGACGAGGTCTGGCATCTCGGCGATTTCGCCCTGCATGTGCGGCCGGAACGGATCGACGAACTGCTGCAGGCGCTCAATGGCCGCAAGCACCTGATCACCGGCAACAACGACGGCCCGGAGACCCTCTCAGCAAAGAGCTGGGAGAGCGTGCAGGCCTATGCGGAGATCCACCTCGACAGCCATGCCCTGGTGATGTGCCACTACGCCTTCCGCACCTGGAAGAACATGGGCCGGGGCTGGATCGACCTGCACGGACATTCGCATGCCAAGCTGAAGCCGCAGACGCGCCAGTTCGACGTGGGCGTGGATGCCTTCGACTATCGCCCCGTGACCCTCCAGACGATTCTGGCCTCCCGGACGCGACGCCGGAAGGCCAGTGCTGAAATGGTATCTGACTGA
- a CDS encoding ComF family protein: protein MSEPLGALQTRWRSRLRRGEREAWQAALGLLYPPTCIACQAATGEPHALCAECWSQIRFIERPFCERLGTPFAVDLGQPLLSPAAIADPPVFQRARAVAEYDGTASLLVHRLKYNDRLELARALGGMMTRAGAELLQGSDVIVPVPLHRWRLWWRRFNQAMALAGAVATESGVPCDPFLLARVKRTRRQVGLTKAQRQENLQGAFRVPVEAKARLKGRHVLLVDDVLTTGSTANAAARALLRGGAAKVDILAFARVVKEL from the coding sequence ATGAGCGAGCCCCTCGGTGCCCTGCAGACTCGATGGCGCTCCCGCCTCCGTCGCGGCGAGCGGGAGGCCTGGCAGGCGGCGCTCGGCCTTCTCTATCCCCCGACCTGCATCGCCTGCCAGGCCGCAACGGGCGAGCCCCATGCTCTGTGTGCCGAGTGCTGGTCTCAGATCCGCTTCATCGAGCGGCCCTTCTGCGAGCGGCTCGGAACGCCCTTTGCCGTCGATCTCGGCCAGCCTCTGCTCTCGCCGGCCGCCATTGCCGATCCGCCGGTGTTCCAGCGCGCTCGGGCCGTGGCGGAATATGACGGAACAGCGAGCCTGCTCGTGCACCGGCTGAAATACAACGACCGGCTTGAGCTTGCCCGCGCCTTGGGCGGCATGATGACCCGGGCCGGCGCGGAGCTGCTGCAGGGTTCCGACGTGATCGTGCCGGTGCCCCTGCATCGCTGGCGGCTCTGGTGGCGGCGCTTCAACCAGGCGATGGCGCTGGCCGGGGCGGTCGCCACGGAGAGCGGCGTGCCCTGCGACCCTTTCCTGCTCGCCCGCGTCAAGCGCACCCGCCGCCAGGTCGGGCTGACCAAGGCGCAGCGGCAGGAGAACCTTCAGGGCGCCTTCCGCGTGCCGGTCGAGGCCAAGGCGCGGCTGAAGGGCAGGCACGTGCTCCTGGTAGACGACGTGCTCACCACCGGCTCCACGGCCAATGCGGCCGCGCGGGCGCTTTTGCGCGGCGGAGCGGCCAAGGTGGATATTCTCGCCTTCGCGCGAGTTGTGAAGGAGTTGTGA
- a CDS encoding methyltransferase domain-containing protein, with amino-acid sequence MSTPLVFDRSLVRRRLSRALKQGYADFLLARTVEDLEERLSAVLRTFSLALDVGTPTPAAAEALLRSGRAETVIRLSPVPEPGSILGDEEQLPFSGERFDLVVSLLALHGVNDLPGALVQIRRALKADGLFIGALLGGSTLTELRQSLTQAEAEIEGGASPRVAPFADLRDIGGLLQRAGFALPVTDSDVVRVRYAHAFALMQDLRRMGLTNALNDRRKASLRRATLLRAAEIYAARFGEADGRIPATFEIVWLSGWTPHESQQKPLRPGSAKARLADALGVKEGDPERNQE; translated from the coding sequence ATGAGCACGCCTCTCGTCTTCGACCGTTCCCTCGTCCGCCGCCGCCTGTCGCGGGCGCTCAAGCAAGGCTATGCCGATTTTCTCCTCGCCCGCACGGTCGAGGACCTGGAGGAGCGGCTCTCCGCGGTGCTGCGGACCTTTTCCCTTGCCCTCGACGTGGGCACGCCGACGCCGGCGGCAGCCGAGGCTCTGCTTCGGAGCGGGCGTGCGGAGACCGTGATCCGTCTCTCGCCGGTACCGGAACCGGGCAGCATTCTCGGCGACGAGGAGCAGCTGCCGTTCTCCGGTGAGCGCTTCGATCTGGTGGTGTCGCTTCTCGCCCTGCACGGAGTGAACGATCTGCCCGGCGCGCTCGTCCAGATCCGACGGGCGCTGAAAGCCGACGGCCTGTTCATCGGGGCGCTTCTGGGCGGCTCGACCCTCACCGAGCTGCGCCAGTCGCTCACTCAAGCCGAGGCGGAGATCGAGGGCGGCGCGAGCCCGCGTGTCGCGCCCTTCGCCGATCTGCGCGATATCGGAGGGTTGCTGCAGCGGGCGGGCTTCGCCCTGCCGGTGACTGATTCGGACGTCGTCCGGGTGCGCTACGCCCATGCCTTCGCCCTCATGCAGGATCTGCGCCGGATGGGGCTGACCAATGCCCTCAACGACCGGCGGAAAGCCTCGCTGCGGCGCGCGACCCTGCTACGGGCGGCCGAGATCTATGCGGCGCGCTTCGGCGAAGCCGACGGCCGCATTCCGGCGACCTTCGAGATCGTCTGGCTGTCCGGCTGGACCCCGCACGAGAGCCAGCAGAAGCCCCTGCGCCCCGGCTCCGCCAAGGCGCGGCTCGCAGACGCCCTGGGGGTGAAGGAGGGCGACCCTGAGCGCAATCAGGAGTAA
- a CDS encoding acyl-CoA thioesterase, whose product MSDRPERSDRSAFRLFRPIATRWMDNDAYGHVNNVHYYSYFDSAVNGWLVESGLLAIAESPVIGLVVESGCSYFESVAFPDALEAGIAVAHLGRSSVRYRIGIFRQGALLAAAQGHFVHVYVDRITQRPVELPSETRKALSALT is encoded by the coding sequence ATGTCCGATCGTCCCGAGCGTTCCGACCGCTCCGCCTTCCGCCTGTTTCGTCCCATCGCCACCCGCTGGATGGACAACGACGCCTACGGCCACGTGAACAACGTGCATTACTACTCGTATTTCGATAGCGCCGTGAATGGCTGGCTCGTCGAGAGCGGCCTGCTCGCCATCGCCGAGAGCCCTGTCATCGGCCTCGTGGTGGAATCGGGCTGCAGCTATTTCGAGAGCGTCGCCTTTCCCGATGCGCTGGAGGCCGGCATTGCGGTCGCCCATCTCGGGCGCTCCTCCGTGCGCTACCGGATCGGGATCTTCAGGCAGGGAGCGTTGCTGGCGGCGGCACAGGGGCATTTCGTCCATGTCTATGTGGATCGCATCACCCAGCGGCCGGTGGAGCTTCCGTCCGAGACCCGGAAGGCGCTCAGCGCATTGACCTGA